The Armatimonadota bacterium genome has a segment encoding these proteins:
- the ftsH gene encoding ATP-dependent zinc metalloprotease FtsH, whose amino-acid sequence MVLKTRSGSVLILALLCIVAYMMFKQSAATTSPKRVKTTEFIQAVTDGKMLKAEISADGKTITGYAKNGEPKAIITDVPTWEEARKDIINQLQTHKVPWTQVTPPIQEWIVTALATILPLVLVLGLMWLFLFRQAQAGGNQAMNFGRSRAKRLGENVPKVTFNDVAGVDEAKQELGEVVEFLKNAKKFQALGAKIPKGVLLLGPPGCGKTLLARAVAGEAGVPFFHISGSDFVEMFVGVGASRVRDLFDTAKANRPALVFIDEIDAVGRQRGAGLGGGHDEREQTLNQLLVEMDGFDPNAGVILIAATNRPDVLDPALLRPGRFDRRVTVDLPDQVGRLAILKVHAKDKPLADDVSLETLAKRTPGFSGADLANLVNEAALWAARREKTRIDMSDMAEAIERVVAGPQRKSRLLTDHDKEVVAYHELGHAIVGHLLPDADPIHKVTILPRGMALGYTLSMPDEDRFTTTKSELLARITMSLGGRVAEEMVYDEFDTGAQSDLETASDIARRMVMEYGMSDVLGPLSLGKRHGNPFLGRDLMEERNYGEEVASAIDKEVRNIIDQCYSEARRILMDNRQLMDKMKDYLLEREMLEKEEFETLMAGGTLPDKPLEPPPAPSAPAELERRDDPVKTPRLRPEPA is encoded by the coding sequence GTGGTATTGAAGACGAGAAGTGGGTCGGTTCTGATTCTGGCGCTGCTATGCATCGTGGCTTATATGATGTTCAAGCAGAGCGCTGCCACCACCAGTCCCAAACGCGTCAAAACGACTGAGTTTATCCAGGCGGTGACGGACGGGAAGATGCTGAAGGCTGAGATATCAGCCGATGGGAAAACCATCACGGGTTACGCCAAGAATGGCGAGCCGAAGGCGATCATCACCGACGTGCCGACCTGGGAAGAAGCGCGCAAAGACATCATAAACCAGTTGCAGACACATAAGGTGCCTTGGACGCAAGTGACGCCGCCGATCCAGGAGTGGATCGTCACGGCGCTCGCAACAATCCTGCCCCTGGTCCTCGTCCTGGGCCTGATGTGGCTGTTCCTGTTCCGCCAGGCGCAGGCGGGCGGCAATCAGGCGATGAATTTCGGACGGAGCCGCGCGAAACGCCTCGGGGAGAACGTTCCGAAGGTCACGTTCAACGACGTGGCCGGCGTTGATGAAGCCAAGCAGGAACTGGGCGAGGTTGTCGAGTTCCTGAAGAACGCCAAGAAATTCCAGGCGCTGGGCGCCAAAATCCCGAAGGGCGTGCTTTTGCTGGGGCCTCCGGGGTGTGGCAAGACGCTGCTGGCGCGCGCGGTGGCCGGAGAAGCGGGCGTTCCGTTCTTCCATATCAGCGGCTCCGACTTCGTCGAGATGTTCGTCGGTGTCGGCGCGTCACGCGTCCGCGACCTCTTTGACACGGCCAAGGCGAACCGGCCAGCGCTGGTCTTTATCGACGAGATCGACGCGGTCGGCCGCCAGCGCGGCGCCGGGCTCGGCGGCGGACACGACGAACGCGAACAGACGCTCAACCAGTTGCTGGTTGAAATGGACGGATTCGATCCCAACGCGGGCGTGATCCTCATCGCCGCCACCAACCGGCCGGACGTGCTGGACCCCGCGCTCCTTCGCCCGGGCCGCTTCGATCGGCGCGTCACCGTTGACCTTCCCGACCAGGTGGGCCGGCTCGCCATCCTCAAAGTCCACGCGAAGGACAAGCCGCTGGCGGACGACGTGAGCCTGGAGACGCTGGCGAAGCGCACGCCGGGATTCAGTGGTGCGGATCTGGCGAACCTAGTGAATGAAGCGGCGCTCTGGGCCGCGCGCCGCGAGAAGACCCGCATCGACATGTCGGACATGGCGGAAGCCATCGAGCGCGTCGTCGCCGGTCCCCAGCGTAAGAGCCGCCTGTTGACGGACCACGACAAGGAAGTGGTCGCGTACCACGAGCTCGGCCACGCCATCGTGGGACACCTGCTGCCGGACGCCGACCCCATCCACAAGGTGACGATTCTGCCGCGCGGCATGGCGCTGGGCTACACGCTGAGCATGCCGGACGAAGACCGGTTCACAACCACGAAAAGCGAGCTGCTGGCCCGCATCACCATGTCGCTCGGCGGTCGCGTCGCCGAGGAAATGGTGTACGACGAATTCGATACGGGCGCGCAGAGCGACCTCGAAACGGCATCGGACATCGCCCGCCGGATGGTGATGGAATACGGGATGAGCGACGTCCTCGGGCCGCTGAGCCTCGGCAAACGGCACGGCAATCCGTTCCTGGGCCGCGACCTGATGGAAGAGCGGAACTACGGCGAGGAAGTCGCATCGGCCATCGACAAGGAAGTCCGCAACATCATCGACCAGTGCTATTCCGAGGCGCGTCGCATCCTGATGGACAACCGCCAACTGATGGACAAAATGAAGGACTACCTCCTGGAACGCGAAATGCTGGAAAAGGAGGAGTTCGAGACTCTCATGGCCGGCGGCACGCTGCCGGACAAGCCGCTGGAGCCGCCGCCCGCGCCCTCCGCGCCGGCCGAACTCGAGCGCAGGGACGACCCCGTCAAGACGCCGAGACTGCGACCGGAACCCGCATAG
- the ftcD gene encoding glutamate formimidoyltransferase has product MTPIFQSAPNFSEGREAETLRRLRDAARVPGAALCDFSADIDHNRCVATLVGDAAGLERAAVEMARVAVERIDLRAHEGRHPFVGALDVLPFIPLRDATMDDAVRLAHTTGARIAGELSLPVYYYAAASPENTSLPALRKGGLAGLAGRMRYSPPDEGPAEPHPTAGVAIVGAREPLIAYNVNLASNDVRIAVAIAKRIRESGGGLPGVRALGIFLASRDQAQVSVNITDTRAVSMADVFDVVRALATAQGVHVAGAELIGGISNENLLRNAGRDFGCVVEPNRILDNWLP; this is encoded by the coding sequence ATGACGCCTATCTTCCAGAGTGCCCCCAACTTTTCCGAAGGACGCGAAGCCGAAACGCTGCGACGCTTGCGAGATGCGGCGCGCGTCCCGGGCGCCGCTCTTTGCGATTTCTCGGCCGACATCGATCACAATCGCTGCGTCGCGACGCTGGTGGGAGATGCGGCGGGCCTCGAACGTGCCGCGGTGGAAATGGCGCGCGTGGCCGTTGAGCGCATTGACCTGCGGGCGCACGAGGGCCGGCACCCTTTCGTCGGGGCGCTGGACGTGCTGCCGTTCATCCCGCTCCGCGACGCGACTATGGACGATGCGGTGCGCCTGGCGCATACGACCGGCGCGCGCATCGCGGGCGAACTGAGCCTTCCGGTCTACTATTACGCGGCCGCGTCGCCCGAAAACACCTCGCTCCCGGCGCTTCGGAAAGGTGGGCTGGCCGGCCTCGCGGGGCGGATGCGATATTCCCCGCCGGACGAAGGCCCCGCGGAACCGCACCCGACGGCCGGCGTTGCCATCGTCGGCGCGCGCGAACCGTTGATCGCGTACAACGTGAACCTGGCGTCGAACGACGTGCGGATCGCGGTGGCTATTGCCAAACGGATTCGCGAGTCCGGCGGCGGCCTGCCCGGCGTCCGCGCTCTGGGGATATTCCTCGCGTCGCGCGATCAGGCGCAGGTGAGCGTAAATATCACCGACACCCGCGCGGTGAGCATGGCGGACGTGTTCGACGTTGTCCGCGCTCTTGCCACCGCTCAGGGCGTGCATGTCGCGGGGGCCGAACTCATCGGAGGGATATCGAACGAGAACCTGCTTCGGAATGCGGGGCGTGACTTCGGGTGCGTGGTTGAGCCAAACCGGATTCTGGACAACTGGCTGCCTTGA
- the guaB gene encoding IMP dehydrogenase, with product MSSLPIREGLTFDDLLLVPNRSDVVPADVDTSTMLTKQIRLSIPLVSAAMDRVTEGRMAVWMARMGGIGIVHRNMTPERQAEEVDKVKRSESGMISKPITVHPGATVGDVRDITEKYHISGVPVTDENGRLVGIITNRDLRFQANWDEKVDDVMTKTNLVTVPVGTDLETAKSKLHENRIEKLLVVDDDYKLRGLITIKDIDKAIEFPGASKDAQGRLIVGASVGISADTEKRLALLLEHDVDVIVVDSAHGHSRNVIEQVRRIKNSHPNLPVIAGNVATGEATRALIEAGADAIKVGIGPGSICTTRVIAGVGVPQLTAIEDCMEVASRVGIPVISDGGIRYSGDIVKALAKGAQTVMLGNLLAGLEESPGDVIYYQGRQYKEYRGMGSVEAMKEGGRDRYFQAADATPTKLVPEGITARVHYRGRLRDYVYQLMGGVRSGMGYCGAHTIDDLRDNATFVRVTAAGIRESHPHDVTITQEAPNYTVE from the coding sequence ATGTCGAGTCTCCCCATTCGCGAAGGTCTCACGTTTGACGACCTTCTGCTGGTCCCCAATCGCTCCGATGTGGTCCCCGCAGACGTGGACACATCAACCATGCTGACGAAGCAGATCCGCCTGTCCATCCCGCTGGTGAGCGCCGCGATGGACCGCGTGACGGAAGGTCGGATGGCAGTGTGGATGGCCCGCATGGGAGGCATCGGCATCGTTCACCGGAACATGACGCCGGAGCGGCAGGCCGAGGAAGTGGACAAGGTCAAGCGATCCGAGTCCGGGATGATCAGCAAACCCATCACCGTTCACCCTGGGGCGACCGTGGGCGACGTCCGCGATATCACCGAGAAATACCACATTTCCGGCGTGCCTGTCACCGATGAAAATGGCCGACTGGTAGGCATCATCACGAATCGCGACCTGCGGTTTCAGGCAAACTGGGACGAGAAGGTCGATGATGTGATGACCAAGACCAACCTGGTGACAGTGCCGGTTGGAACGGACCTGGAGACGGCGAAATCCAAACTCCACGAGAACCGGATCGAAAAACTCCTGGTGGTGGACGACGATTACAAACTCCGCGGCCTCATCACGATCAAGGATATCGACAAGGCTATCGAGTTCCCCGGAGCGTCCAAAGATGCGCAGGGCCGCCTCATCGTAGGCGCATCGGTGGGCATTTCAGCCGATACAGAGAAACGGCTGGCGCTTCTCCTGGAGCACGACGTGGACGTGATCGTTGTCGACTCCGCGCATGGCCACTCGCGCAACGTCATCGAACAGGTACGGCGCATCAAAAACAGCCACCCGAATCTGCCGGTCATCGCCGGTAACGTGGCCACCGGCGAGGCGACGCGCGCGCTGATTGAAGCCGGCGCGGACGCCATCAAGGTCGGCATCGGGCCGGGAAGCATCTGCACCACGCGCGTCATCGCCGGCGTGGGCGTCCCACAACTGACCGCGATTGAGGATTGCATGGAAGTGGCGTCACGCGTCGGGATACCGGTGATCTCGGACGGCGGCATCCGCTACAGCGGCGACATCGTGAAGGCTCTGGCGAAGGGCGCTCAGACGGTGATGCTGGGGAACCTCCTGGCGGGCCTGGAGGAAAGCCCCGGCGACGTCATTTACTACCAGGGGCGGCAGTACAAGGAATATCGTGGGATGGGCAGTGTGGAGGCCATGAAGGAAGGCGGCCGCGACCGGTATTTCCAGGCAGCCGACGCCACACCCACCAAGTTGGTCCCCGAGGGCATCACGGCGCGCGTCCATTACCGGGGACGGCTGCGCGACTATGTCTACCAACTGATGGGCGGCGTGAGAAGCGGCATGGGCTATTGCGGAGCGCACACGATCGACGATCTTCGGGACAACGCCACTTTCGTGCGCGTAACCGCCGCCGGTATCCGCGAAAGCCACCCGCACGACGTGACCATCACCCAGGAAGCGCCAAACTACACCGTGGAATGA
- a CDS encoding choice-of-anchor Q domain-containing protein — protein sequence MHIVTRFTLPLVAAAALCAPANSAILRVKADAPGPTHTGASWATAFLKVQDAVTAAQAGDEVWVAAGTYAENIKIAAATPVSLYGGFTGTETARGQRTLPASDTVLDGGGVGTVIAIRAAGVTVDRFTIRHGSGNPLFSGNPDLLELQGSGIACMGASLTISHNIVTGNFAHGGDMGGLPLSAGSGGGIYCTGANPLIDSNVISGNQAFGISSINYSWPGYFVSASGAGIYADGGGAVIRGNTITDNSIAFSKEEPPVEAGNGFTDGFQAYGGGISCAQATIVKNVIARNSVTAISWSRTTRGAIQGTGSAGGGGIYATGACTIIGNLIYGNSLTANSASYGGGVNCLTASVLTNNTITGNTRSFSSGQSSEENNVMADGTQTNNIIGVWTDPLFVNPASGDYHLKPGSPMIDAGDDSVVQPGDTDLDGMPRIRGAHVDMGCYEAPTSLRVKWDAPGPAHDGKTWATAYLKVQDAASAVSPGDEVWVAAGTYFENVLMTGAASISLYGGFAGTEGSRSERETSINPTVLDGYRWRTVLTIPAGADGVTVDGFTIQNGGAPFYGGIFFNGNPRSGGIQCVGNNAVIQNNVIRNNYGLLGGSGTAGGQVSFVGSGGGVRVMGNGVILRGNIIADNSVYMDISNRHIIGSHVSAFGDGGGVSISGTNARVIRNVITGNSVYANATDSEYGFLTGYASGGGIAAHSDAVLTGNVIARNTVFGTALGDSGGIIGGATLANNTIVSNSASAENAADAHAGGVNTGGLVKNNIFAYNVPLESLTAESASFNDAFGEAPIASATNLALDPQFVNAGSGNYHLLPGSPCIDAGDNSIVAAGDTDLDGRPRIIGGHVDIGAYETPRTPLMLDAARALEIAAGLSAPVAGEVARLDVVAGDSAGKVDMRDAAALLRMANGLN from the coding sequence ATGCACATCGTCACCCGTTTCACCCTGCCCCTCGTAGCTGCCGCCGCCCTCTGCGCGCCAGCGAACTCCGCGATCCTCCGCGTCAAGGCGGACGCTCCCGGCCCCACCCACACCGGCGCCTCATGGGCGACGGCTTTCCTCAAGGTTCAAGACGCTGTCACGGCGGCGCAAGCCGGCGATGAGGTGTGGGTGGCGGCGGGAACGTACGCCGAAAACATCAAGATCGCCGCCGCCACGCCGGTATCGTTATACGGCGGGTTTACCGGAACCGAGACGGCCCGCGGACAACGCACCCTCCCGGCATCTGACACGGTCCTCGACGGTGGTGGCGTGGGAACGGTGATCGCCATTCGCGCGGCGGGCGTAACAGTGGACAGATTTACGATCCGGCATGGAAGTGGCAATCCACTCTTCTCGGGAAATCCGGACCTCCTGGAGTTACAGGGCTCCGGCATCGCCTGTATGGGCGCGAGCCTTACCATTTCGCACAACATCGTCACGGGGAATTTCGCGCACGGCGGCGACATGGGAGGCCTTCCCCTGAGCGCGGGCAGCGGAGGCGGCATCTATTGCACCGGAGCCAATCCGCTCATCGATTCCAACGTCATCTCCGGCAATCAGGCGTTCGGGATCAGCAGCATTAACTACAGTTGGCCCGGCTATTTCGTATCCGCTTCGGGCGCCGGGATATACGCGGACGGCGGCGGCGCCGTGATTCGGGGAAACACGATCACGGACAACTCCATAGCTTTCTCCAAGGAGGAGCCGCCGGTTGAGGCGGGCAACGGCTTCACGGACGGGTTCCAGGCATACGGCGGCGGAATTTCCTGCGCTCAGGCTACCATCGTCAAGAACGTCATCGCCCGCAACTCCGTCACCGCCATCAGTTGGAGCCGGACAACGCGCGGGGCTATTCAAGGCACGGGCTCTGCCGGTGGCGGAGGAATCTATGCCACGGGCGCGTGCACGATCATCGGCAACTTGATCTATGGCAACTCCCTTACCGCGAACTCCGCATCATACGGTGGTGGCGTTAACTGCCTCACAGCCTCCGTACTTACGAATAACACGATCACCGGCAATACCAGGTCGTTCAGCAGTGGGCAGTCCAGCGAAGAGAACAACGTCATGGCGGACGGGACTCAAACCAACAACATCATCGGAGTCTGGACCGATCCCCTCTTCGTGAATCCCGCATCTGGCGACTACCACCTGAAGCCGGGGTCTCCGATGATAGACGCCGGTGACGATTCGGTGGTTCAACCCGGCGACACCGACCTCGATGGTATGCCGCGCATTCGGGGCGCACACGTGGATATGGGTTGTTACGAGGCGCCGACCTCCCTCCGCGTTAAGTGGGATGCACCCGGCCCGGCTCACGATGGCAAGACCTGGGCAACCGCCTACCTGAAGGTCCAGGATGCCGCATCCGCCGTTAGTCCAGGCGACGAAGTCTGGGTGGCGGCGGGAACGTACTTCGAAAACGTCCTCATGACCGGCGCCGCATCGATATCCCTCTACGGCGGGTTCGCCGGGACCGAGGGCAGCCGCAGCGAACGCGAAACCTCGATCAACCCGACGGTTCTGGATGGGTACAGATGGAGAACCGTTCTAACCATCCCGGCCGGCGCGGACGGCGTCACAGTTGATGGTTTCACGATTCAGAACGGCGGCGCACCGTTCTACGGCGGCATCTTTTTCAATGGGAACCCGCGCAGCGGCGGCATTCAGTGCGTGGGAAACAACGCCGTCATCCAGAACAACGTCATTCGGAATAACTACGGGCTTCTGGGCGGCTCCGGGACCGCGGGGGGGCAAGTGAGTTTCGTCGGCTCGGGCGGCGGTGTGAGGGTGATGGGAAATGGCGTGATTCTGCGCGGAAACATCATCGCGGACAATTCCGTGTATATGGACATCTCGAACCGGCATATCATCGGCAGCCACGTTTCCGCCTTCGGCGACGGGGGTGGAGTAAGCATCTCGGGGACCAACGCGCGCGTGATACGCAACGTCATCACCGGGAACTCGGTGTACGCAAACGCCACGGATAGCGAATACGGTTTCCTCACGGGATACGCATCAGGCGGTGGTATTGCGGCTCACTCGGATGCTGTCCTCACCGGCAACGTCATCGCGCGCAACACGGTTTTCGGGACTGCCCTCGGCGACAGCGGGGGGATAATCGGTGGGGCCACCCTGGCCAACAATACGATTGTCAGCAATTCCGCCAGCGCTGAAAACGCCGCCGACGCGCACGCCGGCGGAGTAAACACAGGGGGGCTGGTGAAGAACAACATCTTCGCATATAACGTCCCGCTCGAATCGCTCACAGCGGAGAGCGCCTCTTTCAACGATGCTTTCGGAGAAGCGCCCATAGCCAGCGCAACGAACCTCGCGCTCGACCCGCAGTTCGTCAACGCCGGCAGCGGGAACTACCACCTTCTGCCAGGCTCGCCATGCATTGACGCGGGTGACAATTCTATCGTTGCGGCGGGCGACACGGACCTGGACGGCAGACCGCGCATTATCGGCGGTCACGTCGATATCGGCGCTTACGAGACGCCGAGAACTCCGCTAATGCTGGATGCGGCCCGCGCCCTGGAAATTGCGGCGGGGCTTTCGGCGCCGGTGGCCGGCGAGGTTGCCCGTTTGGACGTGGTCGCGGGAGATTCCGCGGGCAAGGTGGATATGAGGGACGCGGCAGCGCTCTTACGGATGGCCAATGGGCTGAATTGA
- a CDS encoding diguanylate cyclase yields MSGVEVRMVRRETGRIAVSVAMCALVYAAATLLISPQAREAVSFATQMPGAAFAAWWCAKVFRRWRKVGEPGTVGWGLLSAGCSMAAIGAALSALQSPHAAAGEIPLPGTIASGLGVVFLCLGMGTLAQRTSLASGRNSLDFTVITLSSAMAVSLVFLPHRSLSPSAAVAIVVFSLLDLALFLSCVMILQGAGDRDGALKSAVFVAFGGIAFITGDALFAITHLWGRHSTGLPVDLFWIAAPFLIALGAMWAPETGVPETHERVAAGSAWNLAVLVAPLAAGVALLASDYTKDMLFGAPTLAACSVLIGLYLLRQAIALSASSRVLRENQAIQERLAQFNEGLEAIVEERTRHLETLQALTAAAQSTLREPDAVRICCEGALRALDADGAGVWTGLDEVPTFVTGRQPSGSVRERVRYFQRNGSDLPGAEASRLQVVIGRISHDDGSLSWLVLWRTPDPFTGTEQALARSVAAELASALRNARLHAAMEEAAETDPVTGLLNNKVIQARLGHEIARAQRDGKPLAVLMMDLDDFKIFNDAFGHPVGDEVLRHVARVLKRNTREFDLLARYGGDEFAAVLPGADAPVAESIVDRIRQTLDTDGFLHNGEDVPLRMSCGVAAYPDDALSASGLLSHADANLYAAKRRRGTHCGLGDIRAGLDEIAGFATLDALVCAVDNRDRYTRRHAEEVAGYAVAMAAELGWPPAEITILRAAALVYNVGKIGVAEFSLRKPGKLSQDEFEAMERHTELGALLVRATEAPAMLADAAHFHHERWDGKGYPGRISGDDIPVAARLVAVADAYCAITDHRPYRRAMTAEQALQVLQQGAGTQWDPRMVEVFNRVWALRHGRSSGAPNRSLERFRPPSIQPIGHP; encoded by the coding sequence GTGTCGGGAGTTGAAGTGAGGATGGTCAGGCGGGAAACGGGGCGCATCGCCGTATCGGTGGCGATGTGCGCGCTCGTCTATGCCGCGGCGACGCTGCTCATCTCGCCGCAGGCCCGCGAGGCCGTCTCATTTGCGACCCAGATGCCTGGTGCGGCCTTCGCTGCATGGTGGTGCGCGAAAGTGTTCCGGCGATGGCGCAAGGTCGGGGAGCCAGGCACTGTCGGCTGGGGCCTGTTGTCGGCCGGGTGTTCCATGGCTGCAATCGGCGCCGCTCTGTCAGCGCTCCAGAGCCCGCATGCCGCTGCGGGCGAGATCCCCCTTCCCGGCACCATTGCGTCCGGGCTGGGCGTCGTCTTTCTGTGCCTCGGTATGGGAACCCTGGCTCAGCGGACCAGTTTGGCGAGCGGGCGAAATTCCCTGGATTTCACAGTCATCACGCTCTCAAGCGCCATGGCGGTGTCGCTTGTCTTCCTCCCGCATCGATCGCTCAGCCCGTCTGCCGCTGTCGCCATCGTGGTATTCAGCCTGCTCGATCTGGCGCTGTTTCTCTCCTGCGTGATGATCTTGCAGGGAGCCGGCGACAGGGACGGCGCGCTGAAGTCGGCGGTCTTTGTGGCATTCGGCGGCATCGCCTTCATCACCGGCGACGCCCTGTTCGCGATCACCCATCTGTGGGGGCGCCATTCCACGGGGCTCCCCGTGGACCTCTTCTGGATCGCCGCGCCGTTCCTGATCGCCCTCGGCGCGATGTGGGCGCCCGAAACCGGTGTTCCCGAGACACACGAACGTGTTGCCGCCGGCAGCGCATGGAACCTTGCCGTGCTCGTGGCGCCCCTCGCCGCGGGGGTCGCGCTCCTCGCGTCCGACTATACCAAGGACATGCTGTTCGGTGCGCCGACGCTCGCGGCATGCTCGGTGCTCATCGGCCTGTACCTTTTGCGGCAGGCGATCGCATTGAGCGCAAGCAGCCGTGTCCTCCGAGAGAACCAGGCGATTCAGGAACGGCTGGCGCAGTTCAACGAAGGACTGGAAGCCATCGTGGAGGAGCGAACGCGTCATCTCGAGACCTTGCAGGCACTGACGGCCGCCGCGCAGTCAACACTTCGCGAACCAGACGCGGTACGGATCTGCTGCGAAGGCGCTCTCCGCGCGCTTGATGCGGACGGCGCCGGAGTGTGGACCGGCCTCGACGAGGTCCCGACGTTCGTGACGGGAAGGCAGCCCAGCGGTTCCGTACGCGAACGTGTGCGTTATTTCCAGCGCAACGGGAGCGACCTGCCGGGCGCGGAGGCATCCCGGCTGCAGGTGGTTATCGGCAGGATTTCGCACGACGATGGCTCATTGAGCTGGCTGGTGCTCTGGAGAACGCCGGACCCGTTCACGGGGACGGAGCAAGCCCTCGCCAGGTCTGTGGCCGCCGAACTGGCGTCTGCGCTGCGGAACGCGCGCCTGCACGCAGCCATGGAGGAGGCCGCGGAAACGGACCCGGTGACCGGTCTGTTGAACAACAAGGTTATCCAGGCGAGACTGGGCCACGAAATCGCCCGGGCTCAGCGCGACGGCAAGCCGCTCGCGGTGCTGATGATGGACCTTGATGATTTCAAGATATTCAACGACGCGTTCGGCCATCCGGTCGGCGATGAGGTCCTGCGGCACGTTGCGCGAGTGCTGAAAAGAAACACCCGCGAGTTCGACCTGCTGGCCCGCTATGGCGGAGACGAGTTCGCGGCGGTTCTCCCGGGGGCGGATGCGCCCGTTGCCGAAAGCATTGTCGATCGAATCCGGCAGACGCTCGATACCGACGGATTCCTCCATAACGGCGAGGATGTTCCCCTGCGCATGTCGTGTGGCGTGGCAGCCTATCCCGATGACGCGCTCAGCGCCTCCGGCCTTCTCAGCCACGCGGATGCGAACCTCTACGCCGCGAAGCGCCGAAGGGGAACGCACTGCGGCCTGGGGGATATCCGCGCGGGCCTGGACGAGATCGCCGGATTTGCGACGCTGGATGCGTTGGTGTGCGCGGTGGACAACCGCGATCGCTATACGCGGAGGCACGCCGAGGAGGTCGCCGGCTACGCCGTCGCGATGGCGGCCGAACTCGGCTGGCCGCCGGCGGAGATCACCATCCTCCGTGCCGCCGCCCTCGTCTACAACGTGGGCAAGATTGGCGTCGCCGAGTTCAGCCTCCGCAAACCGGGCAAACTGAGCCAGGATGAGTTCGAGGCGATGGAGCGCCATACCGAACTCGGCGCTCTGCTGGTGAGGGCGACCGAAGCGCCGGCGATGCTGGCGGACGCTGCCCACTTCCACCACGAACGGTGGGACGGCAAGGGCTATCCCGGGCGGATCTCAGGCGATGACATCCCTGTCGCGGCCCGTCTCGTGGCCGTGGCCGACGCATATTGTGCCATCACCGACCACCGTCCGTATCGCCGCGCGATGACCGCGGAGCAGGCCCTTCAGGTGCTCCAGCAGGGCGCCGGCACGCAGTGGGACCCTCGGATGGTGGAGGTGTTCAACCGCGTCTGGGCGCTCCGCCACGGGCGATCGTCTGGTGCGCCTAATCGATCCCTCGAGCGCTTCCGGCCGCCTTCAATTCAGCCCATTGGCCATCCGTAA
- the ftsA gene encoding cell division protein FtsA, which translates to MARNKPKIVVGLDIGTTKICCVVGETDASGSLTILGSSLVPSAGIRRGVVADISDAVAAIRDCKDEAELASGVHIETVTVGITGEHLTSFNSKGVVAINNPAQEISAEDVDRVMENARAIVLPPDREILHTIPRGFIVDGLDGVARPEGMSGARLEADAHIVTGARTFIDNVLKCVYAAGLQVEGGGVVLGPLATAEAVLLPAERDLGVALVDIGGGTTDVAIFTNGAIAHTGVVPIAGEHVTRDIAVGIRVDPLEAERLKVDWGAGLTDLLTEDELVDVTHLGEQSQSQIPRSILAEIIEARMMELFETLRDQIRKSGFGSQIPAGTVITGGGSRLHGTDKAAQEILDCPVRIAMPSEQIGVVDPVNSPRYATAVGLARLAARAARDVEPEEFAARPHPRGLLGRLRRWLSRS; encoded by the coding sequence TTGGCGCGCAATAAACCTAAAATCGTAGTTGGACTGGATATCGGCACCACCAAGATATGCTGCGTGGTCGGCGAAACGGATGCCTCGGGATCACTGACCATCCTGGGATCTTCCCTGGTGCCGTCCGCCGGAATCCGTCGCGGCGTCGTCGCCGATATCTCTGACGCGGTGGCGGCCATTCGCGACTGCAAGGATGAGGCGGAGCTCGCAAGCGGGGTCCATATCGAAACCGTCACCGTAGGCATCACCGGCGAGCATCTCACCAGTTTCAACTCGAAGGGCGTCGTGGCAATCAATAACCCGGCGCAGGAAATCAGCGCCGAAGACGTTGACCGCGTGATGGAGAACGCCCGCGCGATTGTCCTTCCACCGGACCGCGAAATCCTGCATACCATCCCGCGCGGCTTCATCGTCGATGGTTTGGACGGTGTCGCGCGCCCGGAAGGCATGTCGGGGGCCCGGCTCGAGGCGGACGCTCACATCGTAACTGGCGCGCGCACTTTCATCGACAACGTGCTCAAATGCGTTTACGCCGCCGGGCTTCAGGTGGAGGGTGGGGGAGTCGTCCTTGGCCCACTGGCCACCGCCGAAGCGGTGCTGCTGCCTGCCGAACGCGACCTGGGTGTAGCGCTGGTCGACATTGGCGGCGGCACCACGGACGTGGCCATCTTCACCAACGGCGCCATCGCCCACACCGGCGTGGTTCCCATCGCGGGGGAACACGTCACGCGCGATATCGCTGTTGGCATCCGCGTGGACCCGCTGGAAGCCGAGCGATTGAAGGTGGACTGGGGCGCCGGGCTGACCGACCTCCTGACGGAAGACGAGCTTGTGGACGTTACGCACCTGGGCGAGCAAAGCCAGTCGCAGATTCCCCGGAGCATCCTCGCCGAGATCATCGAGGCGCGCATGATGGAGCTCTTCGAAACGTTGCGCGATCAGATCCGGAAATCGGGGTTCGGCTCCCAGATTCCCGCCGGCACCGTCATCACCGGCGGCGGATCGCGGCTTCACGGAACCGACAAGGCCGCTCAGGAGATACTGGACTGCCCCGTCCGAATCGCCATGCCATCCGAGCAGATCGGTGTCGTGGATCCCGTGAACAGCCCTCGATACGCCACGGCCGTAGGGCTTGCCCGTCTTGCCGCGCGTGCCGCCCGGGACGTAGAGCCCGAGGAATTCGCGGCCCGGCCCCATCCGCGCGGCCTCCTGGGCCGGCTTCGGCGGTGGCTCTCGCGCTCCTGA